In Persicimonas caeni, a single window of DNA contains:
- a CDS encoding lamin tail domain-containing protein, whose amino-acid sequence MRATEDFVRYLAALVVLWVTGCADPPAWSCSRSSECPDEQFCRVGECVPAVGFVQQDAAGADTADVQLAGCERGESPAEGELVLNEVLVNVPGGDSGDANGDGVRDAYDDEFVEVVNRTEKVLDITGVSVRNGSADKFVFGPTCLEPRQAAIVFGGGMPAEQDDMVVRVAQSRFAFGNSGGSVVLAGPGGEVWGAINYENAPAEALTLSPQLDGAQFVPHSEISADRLTSPGRCAGGQRFADGCE is encoded by the coding sequence ATGAGGGCGACAGAAGACTTCGTCAGGTATCTCGCCGCGCTTGTCGTGCTGTGGGTGACCGGATGCGCCGACCCGCCTGCTTGGAGTTGCAGTCGCAGCTCGGAGTGCCCCGACGAGCAATTCTGCCGGGTCGGCGAGTGTGTGCCGGCGGTGGGCTTCGTACAGCAAGACGCCGCGGGTGCGGACACGGCAGATGTGCAGCTCGCAGGTTGTGAACGCGGGGAGTCGCCCGCCGAAGGCGAGCTCGTGCTTAACGAAGTGCTCGTCAACGTGCCCGGCGGCGACTCTGGAGACGCCAACGGCGACGGGGTGCGAGACGCTTACGACGACGAGTTCGTCGAGGTGGTCAACCGCACCGAGAAGGTGCTCGACATCACCGGCGTGAGCGTCAGAAACGGCTCGGCCGACAAATTCGTCTTCGGCCCCACCTGTCTCGAGCCCCGGCAGGCGGCAATCGTCTTTGGCGGCGGCATGCCCGCCGAACAAGACGACATGGTGGTGCGCGTGGCCCAGTCGCGCTTTGCCTTCGGAAATAGCGGCGGCAGCGTGGTGCTCGCCGGTCCCGGCGGTGAGGTCTGGGGGGCGATCAATTACGAAAACGCCCCGGCCGAGGCGCTGACATTGTCACCGCAGCTCGACGGGGCGCAGTTCGTGCCGCACAGCGAGATTTCGGCCGACCGGCTGACCAGCCCCGGCAGGTGTGCCGGGGGCCAGCGATTCGCCGACGGATGTGAATAG
- a CDS encoding OmpP1/FadL family transporter: MTIALAVPQTVFGAGFQETTQSGTAVGMVNAGVANPDEPNSSYYNPAAMAFRDGLKVYAGSSLIIPTIDYKPFEGENGDAETDSEFGIFPLPNFHMEYALSENLSAGMGFGLTAPYGLTVDWPNDWRGREVNEFVQIATLSANPNLAYEIGDTGLSIAGGAQIVYSWVELHRDVQLTEDQFVQTELGGDGWGFGGVAAVMYRPTDNLTFGAQYRSRFNVEYKDAEVHFEGEEDTPFYSTFRDNTGTADITFPDALHAGVGYQWNKLFLQFEVGYTIWDTFDVIDVEIDTQGDEEAISGFELENRWENAFAFRLGGQYDVTPTIPVRLGVAYDRSPIPDETVNATLPGNDRIAGSIGAGYKFMENWRVDAAYELVDVMEREIRNDIGPRGIYNAIGHVFTANVGWGYE, encoded by the coding sequence ATGACCATTGCTCTGGCAGTACCGCAAACGGTTTTCGGGGCGGGATTTCAAGAGACGACGCAAAGCGGGACGGCGGTCGGGATGGTCAACGCCGGGGTGGCCAACCCCGACGAACCCAACTCGAGCTACTACAACCCGGCGGCGATGGCCTTCAGGGACGGCTTGAAGGTCTACGCGGGCTCGTCGCTCATCATCCCCACAATTGACTACAAGCCGTTCGAGGGGGAAAACGGCGATGCGGAGACCGACAGTGAGTTCGGCATCTTCCCGCTGCCCAACTTTCATATGGAGTACGCCCTCAGCGAGAATCTGTCGGCCGGTATGGGCTTTGGGCTGACGGCACCTTACGGGTTGACCGTCGACTGGCCCAACGACTGGCGCGGACGTGAGGTCAACGAGTTCGTCCAGATCGCCACGCTGAGCGCCAACCCCAACTTGGCCTACGAGATCGGAGACACCGGCCTTTCCATCGCCGGCGGTGCGCAAATTGTCTACAGCTGGGTCGAGCTGCACCGAGACGTGCAGCTGACCGAAGATCAGTTTGTCCAGACTGAGCTCGGCGGCGACGGGTGGGGCTTCGGCGGGGTGGCCGCCGTGATGTACCGGCCCACCGACAACTTGACCTTCGGCGCGCAGTATCGCAGCCGATTCAACGTCGAGTACAAGGATGCCGAGGTGCATTTCGAGGGCGAAGAAGACACGCCGTTTTACTCGACCTTCCGCGACAACACCGGCACGGCCGACATCACCTTTCCCGATGCCCTCCACGCCGGCGTTGGTTACCAGTGGAACAAGCTCTTCTTGCAGTTCGAGGTGGGCTATACCATCTGGGATACCTTCGACGTCATCGACGTCGAGATCGACACCCAGGGAGACGAGGAGGCAATCTCGGGCTTCGAACTCGAGAACAGGTGGGAGAACGCCTTCGCGTTCCGCCTGGGCGGCCAATACGACGTCACACCGACCATTCCGGTTCGATTGGGCGTCGCCTATGACCGCTCACCGATCCCCGACGAAACGGTCAACGCGACGTTGCCCGGCAATGACCGCATCGCCGGTTCCATCGGGGCAGGCTACAAATTCATGGAAAACTGGCGCGTCGATGCCGCCTACGAACTGGTCGACGTGATGGAGCGTGAGATCCGCAACGATATCGGCCCGCGCGGAATCTACAATGCCATCGGTCATGTATTCACCGCCAACGTCGGCTGGGGCTACGAGTAA
- a CDS encoding OmpP1/FadL family transporter: protein MKSSKCFSAALLAAGLIAVPGTALGAGFQNTGHSATATAMGYTGAANPNEPNASYYNPASMGFRDGFRIYLGDTIILPSTTYTPADGGAEISTEAQTFPPPNAHIAYNNIADTGLSFGTGLTFSYGLGIAWPDEWIGRTNIKSQDLQTANINPNLAYKIPGVDLSVSAGAQLVFGSVEMRQSILLRDDQFAEAHLAGEGFGVGAAAGLMYKPTEELTIGFNYRSRVSLNFDDGKIHFEGEENTPLNSTFRDNPGTAEMNLPDLFALGVGYQLDKLFLTFDFNYTTWSTYDELVLEIDTGGDEQALDALTIENNWEDAMAFRLGAQYEVTDNLPVRLGFAYDMTPIPDETVNASLPGNDRLVGSLGLGYTWNGVRTDVAYSIVQALEREIENERAPNGTYSTTANLFAINVGYGF from the coding sequence ATGAAGTCTTCGAAGTGTTTTTCCGCAGCGCTGCTCGCCGCCGGCCTCATCGCCGTGCCCGGCACAGCGCTTGGCGCCGGGTTCCAGAACACCGGCCATAGCGCCACGGCCACCGCCATGGGTTATACCGGCGCGGCCAACCCCAACGAACCCAACGCCAGCTACTACAACCCGGCGAGCATGGGCTTTCGCGACGGGTTTCGTATCTACCTGGGCGACACGATCATTTTGCCCAGCACCACGTACACCCCGGCCGACGGCGGCGCCGAGATCAGCACCGAGGCGCAGACCTTCCCGCCGCCCAACGCCCACATCGCCTACAACAACATCGCCGACACCGGCCTGTCGTTCGGCACGGGCCTGACCTTCTCGTACGGCCTCGGCATTGCCTGGCCGGACGAGTGGATCGGTCGCACCAACATCAAGAGCCAGGACCTACAGACGGCCAATATCAACCCCAACCTCGCCTACAAGATCCCGGGCGTCGATCTGTCGGTGTCCGCAGGTGCGCAGCTGGTCTTCGGGTCGGTCGAGATGCGCCAGTCGATCTTGCTTCGCGACGATCAATTCGCCGAAGCGCATCTGGCTGGTGAGGGCTTTGGCGTCGGCGCCGCGGCCGGGTTGATGTACAAGCCCACCGAAGAGCTGACGATCGGCTTCAACTACCGCAGCCGGGTCAGCCTGAACTTCGACGACGGCAAGATTCACTTCGAAGGCGAAGAGAATACCCCGCTCAACAGCACCTTCCGCGACAACCCGGGCACCGCCGAGATGAACCTGCCCGACCTGTTCGCGCTGGGCGTGGGCTACCAGCTCGACAAGTTGTTTTTGACCTTCGATTTCAACTACACGACCTGGTCGACCTACGACGAGCTCGTCCTCGAGATCGACACCGGCGGTGACGAGCAGGCGCTCGACGCGCTGACCATCGAGAACAACTGGGAAGACGCCATGGCCTTCCGCCTGGGCGCCCAGTACGAGGTCACCGACAACCTGCCGGTGCGCCTTGGCTTCGCCTACGACATGACTCCGATCCCGGATGAAACGGTGAACGCGTCGCTGCCGGGCAACGACCGCCTCGTCGGCTCGTTGGGTCTGGGCTACACCTGGAACGGCGTGCGCACCGACGTCGCCTACTCCATCGTGCAGGCCCTGGAGCGTGAGATCGAAAACGAGCGCGCCCCCAACGGCACCTACAGCACCACGGCGAACCTGTTCGCCATCAACGTGGGCTACGGGTTCTGA
- a CDS encoding Ig-like domain-containing protein, whose product MRTKTSRVGRLRACAVALVMMMVASACAPDIPQDPDVERNQIVFDSETGAIPLPSDLALEDDGTLPNLGDGTPSAQNDFYDYLDTLHGWLPSTPLTVPVTGEVDPETLAAEDAMLFRLTESGAEMLDIGSVAFDADANEIVITPAEPLELGTQYGYVLTGDIQDTDGNPLVTAQTLFFALSSQPLVDEEGNITNDLLAQAASPEEAAQLEQLRQFLSPVVDAAIANGAERSNILAASQWHTALDPFAVFDPTAGVVPFPNEFIRGDDGNVGLPLPDDADDLTTAVITELNSRDGFSITADGWLPIQSTNPLDPATITPTSMPLAYVPGQLPELYPEDRYFLEYNEDFSAITFGPTGSPFVQGVTTAGLATTDITDTAGLSLKPSSAFVFLRSRNPVFADGASTVEQLSDEQAQALEDARQAYQQLFLAALTIGYGDRAEISIAWAFDTDVATEYQQQLNAKAEALANEGGSPSATADPTTAEADPADFTNVGLIQRQAAYTTQWFIDPSAPGGLLETPTTQPVPVQITVPSDANCTAPYPVVILGHGLGGEAAGATGVYADRLAEECLATVSLDFPLHGARTPDGASSGELFLTANAIATKNNFLQAVVDLAVLTEVIKEDGLENALDADAGTDLIDETSIGYAGASLGSLIGVNFVATDGDVNVTALTAPGAKLTGILLEGSLSEQILPQLPGDLQPGTFDFFQTINLLQWIVEPGDPWTFAPHVAAEPLSPVTYDPSADEFTVDEGTNLPSNEMLIQMVQDDATIPNSATERLATAVGVSLDDTTFSGVDHGFLDDGNAEAECALDQIAAWLSSGLTSDAALPSELESACGL is encoded by the coding sequence ATGCGAACAAAGACGAGCAGAGTGGGGCGGTTGCGCGCGTGCGCGGTGGCCCTTGTGATGATGATGGTAGCCAGCGCATGTGCGCCGGATATCCCGCAGGACCCCGACGTCGAGCGCAATCAGATTGTGTTCGACTCCGAGACCGGCGCGATCCCGCTGCCGAGTGATCTGGCGCTCGAGGACGACGGCACGCTGCCCAACCTGGGCGACGGAACTCCGTCGGCACAGAATGACTTCTACGATTATCTGGACACGCTGCACGGATGGCTGCCGTCGACGCCGCTGACCGTGCCGGTGACCGGTGAGGTCGATCCAGAGACGCTGGCGGCTGAAGACGCGATGCTCTTTCGCTTGACCGAGTCGGGCGCCGAGATGCTCGACATCGGCAGCGTGGCCTTCGATGCCGACGCCAACGAAATCGTGATCACCCCCGCCGAGCCGCTCGAACTGGGCACCCAATACGGCTACGTGCTCACCGGTGACATTCAGGATACCGACGGCAACCCCCTCGTGACCGCGCAGACGCTGTTCTTCGCGTTGTCCAGTCAGCCGCTGGTGGACGAAGAGGGCAACATCACCAACGACCTGCTCGCTCAGGCGGCCAGCCCGGAAGAGGCCGCTCAGCTCGAGCAACTCCGCCAGTTCCTCTCGCCGGTCGTCGATGCGGCGATTGCCAACGGCGCCGAGCGTTCCAATATCCTGGCGGCCTCTCAGTGGCACACTGCCCTCGACCCGTTCGCCGTGTTCGACCCGACCGCCGGTGTGGTGCCGTTCCCCAACGAGTTCATCCGCGGTGACGACGGCAACGTGGGCCTGCCGCTTCCCGATGACGCCGATGACCTGACCACCGCCGTGATCACCGAGTTGAACAGCCGCGACGGCTTCTCGATCACGGCCGACGGTTGGCTGCCCATTCAGAGCACCAACCCGCTCGACCCGGCGACCATCACTCCCACCAGCATGCCGCTGGCTTACGTGCCCGGGCAGTTGCCCGAGTTGTATCCCGAGGATCGCTACTTCCTCGAGTACAACGAGGATTTCAGCGCCATCACGTTCGGCCCCACGGGCAGCCCGTTCGTCCAGGGCGTGACCACCGCCGGCCTGGCGACCACCGACATCACGGACACCGCCGGCCTGTCGCTCAAGCCGAGCTCGGCGTTCGTCTTCCTTCGCAGCCGTAACCCGGTCTTCGCCGATGGCGCGAGCACCGTCGAGCAGTTGAGCGACGAGCAGGCACAAGCTCTCGAAGACGCCCGCCAGGCCTACCAGCAGCTCTTCCTTGCGGCGCTGACGATTGGCTACGGCGACCGCGCCGAGATCTCGATTGCTTGGGCGTTCGACACCGACGTGGCCACCGAGTACCAGCAGCAGCTCAACGCCAAGGCCGAAGCGCTGGCCAACGAAGGCGGCTCACCGTCGGCCACGGCCGACCCGACTACCGCCGAGGCCGATCCGGCCGACTTCACCAACGTCGGTCTGATCCAGCGCCAGGCCGCCTACACCACCCAGTGGTTCATCGACCCGAGCGCGCCCGGTGGGCTGCTCGAGACGCCGACGACGCAGCCGGTGCCGGTCCAGATCACCGTCCCCTCGGACGCGAACTGCACCGCGCCGTACCCGGTGGTCATCCTCGGCCACGGCCTCGGCGGCGAGGCTGCCGGTGCCACCGGCGTGTATGCCGACCGACTGGCTGAAGAGTGCCTTGCCACCGTCTCGCTCGACTTCCCGCTGCACGGCGCGCGTACGCCGGACGGCGCCTCCTCCGGCGAGTTGTTCCTCACGGCCAACGCCATCGCCACCAAGAACAACTTCTTGCAGGCCGTCGTCGACCTGGCCGTGCTCACCGAGGTCATCAAAGAAGACGGGCTCGAGAACGCGCTCGACGCCGATGCCGGCACCGACTTGATCGACGAGACGAGCATCGGCTACGCCGGCGCCAGCCTCGGCTCGCTCATCGGCGTGAACTTCGTGGCCACTGACGGCGACGTCAACGTCACCGCGTTGACCGCGCCGGGTGCCAAGCTGACCGGCATCTTGCTCGAGGGAAGCCTCTCCGAACAGATTCTTCCCCAGCTTCCGGGCGACCTGCAGCCGGGCACCTTCGATTTCTTCCAGACCATCAACCTCCTGCAGTGGATCGTCGAGCCGGGTGACCCCTGGACGTTCGCCCCGCACGTGGCCGCCGAGCCGCTCTCGCCGGTGACCTACGATCCCAGCGCCGACGAATTCACCGTCGACGAGGGCACCAACCTGCCGAGCAACGAGATGCTCATCCAGATGGTCCAAGACGATGCGACCATTCCGAACTCGGCAACCGAGCGGCTGGCAACGGCCGTGGGCGTGTCGCTCGACGACACGACCTTCTCGGGTGTCGATCACGGATTCTTGGATGATGGCAACGCCGAAGCCGAGTGCGCGCTCGACCAGATCGCTGCTTGGCTCTCGAGCGGGTTGACCTCCGACGCCGCGCTTCCCAGCGAGTTGGAGAGCGCCTGCGGACTCTAA
- a CDS encoding bactofilin family protein, whose protein sequence is MAPADSCTIGPQITVSGRLTGDQEVTVQGTIEGTVALDNQLTVDEGGRVVADVEADTVVVQGYLEGDVVAREVVQLLAGCTVTGNIRAPRINIEEGARFRGNIDMDVAMPATE, encoded by the coding sequence ATGGCTCCAGCAGATAGCTGTACGATTGGCCCCCAGATTACCGTTAGCGGTCGGCTCACCGGCGACCAGGAAGTGACCGTCCAGGGCACCATCGAAGGGACCGTCGCGCTCGATAACCAACTGACCGTCGACGAGGGCGGTCGCGTCGTCGCCGACGTCGAGGCCGACACCGTGGTCGTCCAGGGTTATCTCGAAGGCGACGTGGTCGCTCGCGAGGTGGTCCAACTGCTCGCCGGCTGCACCGTCACCGGCAATATCCGCGCCCCGCGCATCAACATCGAAGAAGGCGCCCGGTTCCGCGGCAACATCGATATGGACGTGGCCATGCCCGCCACCGAGTAG
- a CDS encoding bactofilin family protein yields the protein MADTVIGSGIVIDGEISGDAPVVVEGTVKGRIALDAMVNVAEDGVVEADIESAEVEISGSVTGNIAAGDRVEIRPEGRVVGDIRSPRILIADGASFKGHIDMDVE from the coding sequence ATGGCTGACACTGTTATTGGAAGTGGAATCGTCATCGACGGAGAGATCTCGGGCGACGCGCCCGTCGTCGTCGAGGGAACCGTCAAAGGCCGCATCGCGCTCGACGCGATGGTCAACGTCGCCGAAGACGGCGTCGTCGAGGCCGACATCGAGAGCGCCGAGGTCGAGATCAGCGGCAGCGTCACCGGCAACATCGCCGCCGGCGACCGCGTCGAGATTCGCCCCGAGGGCCGCGTGGTCGGCGATATCCGCTCGCCGCGCATCCTGATTGCCGACGGCGCGAGCTTCAAAGGTCACATCGACATGGACGTGGAATAA
- a CDS encoding polymer-forming cytoskeletal protein → MADPTIIDAGTRIDGRIAGDADVTVQGRVDGEIELTETLTVADGGLVTGTINVREAVIEGAVSGDIVAGERIFLTATARVVGTLEAPAIQVDDGAQFSGEVTMDLEGAAPAAATTRTTTTRTTTTPARAATPAPSRAPARPAAGTSAGASSAPAARTATTTTTTTTTTVEEESEVEEAEEVGAESSEAAEADVTDLSKRELQDLTVKELREELRERDLQVSGTKDELIERLQEAGD, encoded by the coding sequence ATGGCAGATCCGACAATCATCGACGCCGGCACCCGTATCGACGGACGCATCGCGGGCGATGCAGACGTTACCGTCCAGGGTCGGGTCGACGGCGAAATCGAACTCACCGAAACTCTCACCGTGGCCGACGGCGGCCTGGTGACGGGCACGATCAACGTGCGCGAAGCGGTCATCGAGGGCGCCGTCAGTGGTGACATCGTCGCCGGCGAGCGTATCTTTCTGACCGCGACGGCCCGGGTGGTCGGCACGCTCGAAGCCCCGGCCATCCAGGTCGACGACGGCGCCCAGTTCTCCGGTGAAGTGACCATGGATCTCGAGGGCGCAGCGCCTGCCGCTGCAACCACGCGAACCACAACGACACGCACCACCACGACTCCGGCTCGCGCAGCGACGCCCGCCCCCAGCCGCGCCCCGGCTCGCCCGGCGGCAGGCACGAGCGCAGGCGCTAGCAGCGCCCCGGCGGCTCGCACCGCGACCACGACGACGACCACCACGACGACGACCGTCGAGGAGGAGAGCGAGGTCGAGGAAGCCGAGGAAGTCGGCGCCGAGTCCAGCGAGGCCGCAGAGGCCGACGTCACCGACTTGAGCAAGCGCGAACTGCAGGATCTGACCGTCAAAGAGCTCCGCGAGGAGCTTCGCGAGCGTGACCTGCAGGTCAGCGGGACCAAAGACGAGCTCATCGAGCGGCTTCAAGAAGCCGGTGACTGA
- the pyrE gene encoding orotate phosphoribosyltransferase produces MAKEPELRTDLADLLCERSVKTGDFELASGKTASVYVDVKKTVLTGHGATLVGRGLWQLVQHASAEASGVGGLTLGADPLVTAISMAAWEEGRDLAAVIVRKEAKGHGTQQYLERPDSLSEGDEVVAIDDVITTGGSTLDAIERMRDAGLVVRHAVCVVDREDVGAERLAEAGVEMHRLFTLSELLEFSGQK; encoded by the coding sequence ATGGCTAAAGAGCCCGAATTGAGAACGGATCTGGCCGATCTACTGTGCGAGCGGTCGGTCAAGACCGGCGACTTCGAACTCGCCAGCGGTAAGACCGCCTCGGTCTACGTCGACGTCAAAAAGACGGTATTGACCGGCCATGGTGCCACGTTGGTCGGCCGCGGCCTGTGGCAATTGGTCCAACACGCCTCGGCCGAGGCTTCTGGCGTGGGGGGACTCACGCTGGGAGCCGACCCGCTGGTGACTGCCATCTCGATGGCGGCCTGGGAAGAGGGTCGCGATCTGGCGGCGGTCATCGTGCGCAAAGAGGCCAAGGGTCATGGCACCCAACAGTACCTCGAGCGCCCCGACAGCCTGTCGGAGGGCGACGAAGTTGTCGCCATCGACGACGTCATCACCACCGGCGGCTCGACGCTCGACGCCATCGAGCGCATGCGTGACGCCGGCCTGGTCGTTCGCCATGCCGTCTGCGTGGTCGACCGCGAAGATGTCGGCGCCGAGCGTCTGGCCGAGGCCGGCGTCGAGATGCACCGTCTGTTCACCCTCTCCGAATTGCTCGAATTCAGTGGACAGAAGTAG
- a CDS encoding alpha/beta fold hydrolase — MDRSSFLSAEDGTQIWYGTAGTGPAIVLCDGLACDGFIWPYVVDEFVNAHTIVRWHYRGHGQSDAPEDLSTLNIPQMARDLDAVLDALELDSAVLVGHSMGVQVILEYYGLNPDRVAALVPICGSYKRPLDTLYNTDFFGHALPHLMRLVESVPEASQTFWQTVVPSKFSYILSMATAVNTRLARGVDFIPYLEHVGDMDIRVFLTLLSAVAEHSAEDVLERVDAPALIIAGEKDELTPLFRSEEMADQIADSELIVLPGGTHVGPIELPELVNGAIEKFLRKVGLGT, encoded by the coding sequence GTGGACAGAAGTAGCTTTCTCAGCGCCGAAGACGGCACCCAGATTTGGTACGGTACCGCCGGCACAGGCCCGGCCATCGTGTTGTGCGATGGTCTGGCCTGTGACGGTTTTATCTGGCCGTACGTCGTCGACGAATTCGTCAACGCGCACACCATTGTGCGCTGGCACTACCGCGGCCACGGGCAAAGCGACGCCCCCGAAGACCTCTCCACGCTCAATATCCCGCAGATGGCGCGCGACCTCGACGCGGTGCTCGACGCCCTCGAGCTCGACTCGGCGGTGCTTGTGGGCCACTCGATGGGCGTGCAGGTCATCTTGGAGTATTACGGGCTCAATCCCGACCGCGTCGCCGCGCTCGTTCCCATCTGTGGAAGCTACAAGCGCCCGCTCGACACCCTCTACAACACCGACTTTTTCGGCCACGCCCTGCCCCACCTGATGCGCCTGGTCGAATCGGTGCCCGAAGCCTCCCAGACGTTCTGGCAGACGGTAGTGCCGAGCAAGTTCTCCTACATTCTTTCGATGGCGACCGCCGTCAACACGCGACTCGCCCGCGGCGTCGACTTCATTCCGTACCTGGAGCACGTCGGCGACATGGATATCCGTGTGTTCCTGACGTTGTTGAGCGCTGTGGCCGAGCATTCGGCCGAAGATGTGCTCGAACGAGTCGATGCGCCGGCGCTGATTATCGCCGGCGAAAAGGATGAGCTCACCCCGCTCTTCCGCTCGGAAGAGATGGCCGATCAGATTGCAGACAGTGAGCTGATCGTGCTGCCGGGCGGCACGCACGTCGGACCGATCGAATTGCCGGAGTTGGTCAACGGCGCGATCGAGAAGTTCTTGCGAAAGGTCGGGCTGGGCACATAA
- a CDS encoding FHA domain-containing protein, with the protein MINCKNCGRENEDEYKFCLGCGSALPKPEEAPKKQATPEMIDCPHCGTTVPSNFKFCGACGGAISAAAQPQPATQAAAQSQPEPQVQSAPAPSEPAQSQPAQPSQPQAAQAPAPAEEPAPSPESDVVGRLIVIRPDGSEGAEIALTSGEHTLGRDSEKKALSSDPFLSPTHATFAFTGDGFKVRDEGSLNGVFVRIRNKVELEHGDMIRMGQELLRFELIDEAPAVIETLGEGDTQVAGSPANGYWGRLCLVAGPDIVSRAFELGDDDVTLGRESGDILFRDDGFVSGKHARVGREDGKPVLEDLGSSNGTYRRIRRETQVDDGDLLLMGQQLFRLVVI; encoded by the coding sequence GTGATCAACTGCAAGAATTGTGGTCGTGAAAACGAAGACGAGTACAAGTTCTGTCTGGGCTGTGGCTCTGCGTTGCCCAAGCCTGAAGAGGCGCCCAAGAAGCAGGCGACGCCCGAGATGATCGACTGCCCGCATTGCGGGACGACGGTGCCGAGCAACTTCAAGTTTTGCGGTGCGTGCGGTGGCGCGATCAGCGCGGCGGCTCAGCCTCAGCCGGCCACACAGGCCGCGGCGCAGTCACAGCCGGAGCCGCAAGTGCAGTCTGCGCCTGCCCCATCCGAACCAGCCCAATCTCAGCCGGCCCAACCGTCTCAGCCTCAGGCTGCGCAAGCCCCCGCGCCCGCCGAAGAGCCCGCGCCTTCGCCCGAGAGCGACGTGGTCGGCCGGCTCATCGTCATCCGCCCCGACGGATCCGAAGGCGCCGAAATTGCACTGACCTCCGGCGAGCACACCCTCGGGCGAGACAGCGAAAAGAAAGCACTCTCGAGTGACCCCTTCCTGTCGCCGACGCACGCCACGTTTGCGTTTACCGGCGACGGCTTCAAGGTGCGTGATGAAGGCAGCCTCAACGGCGTCTTCGTTCGCATCCGCAACAAGGTCGAGCTCGAGCACGGCGACATGATTCGGATGGGCCAGGAGCTGCTTCGCTTCGAGCTCATCGACGAAGCGCCTGCGGTCATCGAGACGCTCGGCGAAGGGGACACCCAGGTCGCAGGAAGCCCGGCTAACGGCTACTGGGGCAGACTCTGCTTGGTCGCAGGCCCCGATATCGTCAGCCGCGCCTTCGAACTCGGCGACGATGACGTCACCCTCGGACGCGAGAGCGGCGACATTTTGTTCCGCGACGACGGCTTCGTCTCCGGCAAGCACGCGCGTGTGGGTCGCGAAGACGGCAAGCCCGTGCTCGAAGATCTCGGGAGCAGCAACGGCACCTACCGCCGTATTCGCCGCGAGACGCAGGTCGACGACGGGGATCTGCTGCTGATGGGCCAGCAACTGTTCCGACTTGTCGTGATTTAA